In Listeria monocytogenes, the following proteins share a genomic window:
- the dnaA gene encoding chromosomal replication initiator protein DnaA, with the protein MQSIEDIWQETLQIVKKNMSKPSYDTWMKSTTAHSLEGNTFIISAPNNFVRDWLEKSYTQFIANILQEITGRLFDVRFIDGEQEENFEYTVIKPNPALDEDGIEIGKHMLNPRYVFDTFVIGSGNRFAHAASLAVAEAPAKAYNPLFIYGGVGLGKTHLMHAVGHYVQQHKDNAKVMYLSSEKFTNEFISSIRDNKTEEFRTKYRNVDVLLIDDIQFLAGKEGTQEEFFHTFNTLYDEQKQIIISSDRPPKEIPTLEDRLRSRFEWGLITDITPPDLETRIAILRKKAKADGLDIPNEVMLYIANQIDSNIRELEGALIRVVAYSSLVNKDITAGLAAEALKDIIPSSKSQVITISGIQEAVGEYFHVRLEDFKAKKRTKSIAFPRQIAMYLSRELTDASLPKIGDEFGGRDHTTVIHAHEKISQLLKTDQVLKNDLAEIEKNLRKAQNMF; encoded by the coding sequence GTGCAATCAATTGAAGACATCTGGCAGGAAACACTGCAAATCGTTAAAAAAAATATGAGTAAACCTAGTTACGATACATGGATGAAATCAACAACCGCTCATTCACTTGAAGGTAACACGTTTATTATTTCAGCGCCCAATAATTTTGTTCGCGATTGGTTAGAGAAAAGCTACACGCAATTTATCGCTAACATTTTGCAAGAAATAACTGGTCGCTTATTTGATGTCCGCTTTATTGATGGCGAGCAGGAAGAAAACTTTGAATACACTGTGATTAAACCAAATCCAGCGTTAGATGAAGATGGCATTGAAATTGGAAAACATATGCTTAATCCGCGTTATGTTTTTGATACTTTTGTCATTGGTTCAGGGAACAGATTCGCCCACGCAGCATCACTTGCAGTAGCCGAAGCACCAGCCAAAGCATATAATCCACTCTTCATTTATGGAGGAGTTGGCCTCGGTAAAACACATTTAATGCACGCAGTTGGCCACTATGTTCAACAACATAAAGATAATGCGAAAGTAATGTACCTTTCCAGCGAAAAATTCACCAATGAGTTTATTAGCTCTATTCGTGATAATAAAACCGAAGAATTCCGTACAAAATACCGGAATGTGGATGTCTTACTTATTGATGATATTCAATTTTTAGCCGGTAAAGAAGGAACACAAGAGGAATTTTTCCATACATTTAACACACTTTATGATGAACAAAAGCAAATTATTATTTCCAGTGACCGACCACCAAAAGAAATTCCAACACTGGAAGATCGACTGAGATCCCGCTTTGAATGGGGCTTAATTACTGATATTACGCCACCAGACTTAGAAACACGGATCGCCATTTTACGTAAAAAAGCAAAAGCAGACGGATTAGATATTCCAAATGAAGTCATGCTTTATATCGCAAACCAAATTGATTCGAATATTCGCGAGCTAGAAGGCGCACTCATCCGAGTAGTTGCTTATTCTTCCCTCGTTAATAAAGATATAACAGCTGGTCTTGCAGCAGAAGCACTAAAAGATATTATCCCCTCTTCTAAATCACAAGTTATTACAATTAGTGGTATTCAAGAAGCAGTCGGTGAATATTTCCATGTTCGTTTAGAAGATTTTAAAGCAAAAAAACGGACGAAAAGTATCGCATTCCCGCGCCAAATCGCTATGTATCTTTCAAGAGAGCTTACAGATGCCTCATTACCAAAAATCGGTGATGAATTTGGTGGTCGAGATCATACAACTGTCATCCATGCACATGAAAAAATATCGCAACTACTAAAAACCGATCAAGTGTTGAAAAATGACCTTGCCGAAATTGAAAAAAATTTAAGAAAAGCACAAAATATGTTTTAA
- the dnaN gene encoding DNA polymerase III subunit beta: MKFVIERDRLVQAVNEVTRAISARTTIPILTGIKIVVNDEGVTLTGSDSDISIEAFIPLIENDEVIVEVESFGGIVLQSKYFGDIVRRLPEENVEIEVTSNYQTNISSGQASFTLNGLDPMEYPKLPEVTDGKTIKIPINVLKNIVRQTVFAVSAIEVRPVLTGVNWIIKENKLSAVATDSHRLALREIPLETDIDEEYNIVIPGKSLSELNKILDDASESIEMTLANNQILFKLKDLLFYSRLLEGSYPDTSRLIPTDTKSELVINSKAFLQAIDRASLLARENRNNVIKLMTLENGQVEVSSNSPEVGNVSENVFSQSFTGEEIKISFNGKYMMDALRAFEGDDIQISFSGTMRPFVLRPKDAANPNEILQLITPVRTY; this comes from the coding sequence ATGAAATTTGTTATTGAGCGTGATCGTCTTGTCCAAGCAGTCAATGAAGTTACTCGTGCCATCTCTGCAAGAACAACGATTCCAATTTTAACGGGGATAAAAATAGTCGTAAATGATGAAGGTGTAACACTAACTGGTAGTGATTCCGATATTTCCATCGAAGCATTTATTCCATTAATTGAAAATGATGAAGTAATTGTAGAAGTGGAAAGTTTTGGTGGAATTGTTCTTCAATCCAAATACTTTGGCGATATTGTTCGTCGTTTACCAGAAGAAAATGTAGAAATTGAAGTAACTTCTAATTACCAAACCAACATTAGTTCTGGCCAAGCATCCTTTACACTAAACGGCTTAGATCCAATGGAATATCCTAAATTACCTGAAGTAACAGACGGAAAAACAATTAAAATTCCAATTAATGTACTTAAAAATATCGTTAGACAAACTGTTTTTGCAGTTTCTGCAATTGAAGTTCGTCCTGTACTTACTGGTGTAAACTGGATTATTAAAGAAAATAAATTAAGCGCAGTTGCAACAGATAGTCATCGTCTAGCTTTACGTGAAATTCCACTTGAAACAGACATTGACGAAGAATATAACATTGTTATTCCAGGGAAAAGTTTATCTGAACTAAATAAAATTTTAGATGATGCAAGTGAATCAATCGAAATGACCCTTGCAAATAATCAAATTCTTTTTAAATTAAAAGATTTACTATTCTACTCTCGTTTACTTGAAGGTAGTTATCCAGATACATCTCGTTTAATTCCAACTGATACTAAATCAGAATTAGTTATTAATTCCAAAGCATTTTTACAAGCAATTGACCGTGCATCTCTACTTGCTCGCGAAAATCGTAATAACGTTATTAAATTAATGACACTTGAAAATGGACAAGTTGAAGTATCTTCCAATTCTCCGGAAGTTGGGAATGTTTCTGAAAATGTCTTCAGTCAAAGCTTTACTGGCGAAGAAATTAAAATATCTTTTAACGGTAAATACATGATGGATGCTTTGCGTGCTTTTGAAGGTGATGATATTCAAATTTCCTTCTCCGGTACAATGAGACCATTTGTACTTCGACCAAAAGATGCAGCTAATCCAAATGAAATTTTACAATTAATCACGCCGGTTAGAACTTACTAA